A genomic window from Nitrospinaceae bacterium includes:
- a CDS encoding cytochrome bc complex cytochrome b subunit produces the protein MTDRIIKWVNERIPFDWEQLNHFTSEPIPRHMHKWWFCLGGTPLYLFLIQLLSGIALTFYFVPDPGKAFESVRYITEEVPFGWWVRGVHRWSGELMVVAVILHMMRIFFTGAYRRPREINWLIGMALLVTIFTFGFSGYSLVYNQVSYWATVVGTNIAAAIPFVGEYMAAFLRGGPVISANTLTRMYVLHIGVLPTATFALLAMHIFLIRIHGVSEFNDTPGEGSTDDKERFFPFFPDHLLTEIAVGVFLIFLVSQLAIIFPVQLGEPANPAVTPEHIKPEWYFYPVFRWLKLFSFQTGIVSTIVIVIIMFAWPWVDASLERRLPGREVSVYVGTLAVIAMTILVLIEGLSGH, from the coding sequence GAGCGCATTCCCTTCGACTGGGAGCAGCTCAATCATTTCACGAGCGAGCCAATCCCACGCCACATGCACAAATGGTGGTTCTGCCTGGGTGGCACCCCGCTCTACCTTTTCTTAATTCAACTTCTCAGCGGCATCGCCCTGACCTTCTATTTCGTTCCTGATCCTGGAAAGGCATTCGAGTCGGTTCGCTACATTACCGAGGAAGTGCCCTTTGGTTGGTGGGTCCGGGGGGTACATCGATGGTCCGGGGAATTGATGGTTGTCGCGGTGATTCTCCATATGATGCGCATTTTTTTCACCGGTGCCTACAGGCGCCCACGCGAGATCAACTGGCTCATCGGGATGGCGCTATTGGTCACGATTTTCACTTTCGGCTTCTCAGGCTATTCGCTCGTCTATAACCAAGTTTCCTACTGGGCAACTGTCGTGGGAACTAACATCGCCGCTGCCATACCGTTTGTCGGCGAATACATGGCGGCTTTTTTGAGGGGCGGCCCCGTAATCAGCGCAAACACCCTCACCCGGATGTATGTGCTGCACATCGGCGTATTGCCTACGGCCACATTTGCCTTACTGGCCATGCACATTTTTCTAATCCGAATTCACGGCGTGAGCGAGTTCAATGACACCCCCGGCGAGGGGTCCACTGATGACAAGGAGCGCTTTTTTCCCTTCTTTCCGGACCATCTTCTGACGGAAATCGCAGTCGGCGTGTTTTTGATTTTTCTCGTCAGCCAGTTGGCAATTATTTTTCCGGTCCAACTCGGCGAGCCTGCAAATCCTGCTGTCACGCCCGAGCACATCAAACCCGAATGGTATTTCTATCCGGTCTTCAGGTGGCTAAAGCTTTTCTCCTTCCAGACCGGAATCGTCAGCACCATCGTTATCGTTATCATAATGTTCGCTTGGCCCTGGGTGGACGCTTCACTAGAGCGCCGCCTACCGGGGCGAGAGGTCAGTGTTTACGTCGGCACATTAGCCGTCATTGCAATGACCATCCTCGTCCTCATTGAGGGGCTCTCGGGACACTGA